The genomic interval ttttggcTGTTTTGGTATAAAGAGATCCACAACGATTCCAAACTGGTCAAAAAAGTTTTTTAGGTCCTTCCATTGTAGTCTGCTGCTCACGTTATTGACGAAAAGCAACGAAGACCCTATTTGTCCACCTCCAAAAATCCTGTTTTCTGTTCCTCTCCTCATAGTTTACCGCCCTTGTCCACCCTTCTCCCTCCCTTGCAATCTTTCCTAAGCTACGGTAGTCTGACCAGTCTCTTActctcactctctctcttcctAAATGTCTATTTCTCTcaacttctctctctagttCTCTCTcgtgctctttcactttttttttcagcaTAACCTTCTTGGGTATGTAAGTGTCACGTTCGCACACTTAGAACTTGGTAAATTGTTCTATTTTGCGTCAAAACTGTTGCTATTTCTTTAGTTATCTGCCTTTGTAGCCAAGGTGTTGTATGTGCACATGCACACACATGTAATTTTTTAGTTAATAGATATAGATAAAAGTTCGAACTTAAGGTTTCTCTGCCATTCTGTTTGGGCTGTAGATTAAAAGAAAGACATACAGAGGATTATCATAATAACGATGGTTATAGGATTTGTTGTCATTGCCATATCTACATTTTTCCTATAGAGGTGGATGGGCAAGCATAGAGGTAATGTCCATTATAATAGTAGTTCAATACTTTAACTAGAGTGTTTTGTCAGATAACTGTCAGGTACGAGAGCTTATTAGTATTTTCTGTATCAACTAAGAAAGAAATAAGTGGAGAGAAACTGATGTTCAATACAAGGGAAGCACACCCAAAATTTTTGTGGGATGACACAGTTGAGGACAACATAAATGAAGATAAACTTCTGCAGCTACCACTATTTAAAATTGAGGAGCTTGCAATTGCAACAAACAACTTCAATCTTTCAAATAAACTAGAGCAGCGTGGTTTCGCAGCAGTGTACAGGGTAATTGTTGTTTTCAGAAAATGATACTTAGCCAAATGAAATTTGTGCAATACTGAAGTGAATTGCTTAACAGGGAACATTAAAGAATAGGCAGAAAATATAGTGAAGAGATTGTCACGAGCTTCAGGACATGGATTCAAAGAATTCATGAATGAAGTGTTGCTGATCTCTAAACTTTAACATTGAAATCTTGTTAGATGCCTAGGCTGTTgcgaagaaggagaagaaaaagataccGACCTACAAGTGTTTGCCTAACGAAAGTTTGGATGCATTTATCTTATGTTAGAACCTGTgtcattcctttttttttgaagtacATTGCCCTTTTTCTCAACATTGTCTAAATTACTCTTTGGATAAAAGGTTACATTTggtgtttctctttttcccttaaaGATCTAACCAAACAAGAGCTCTTGGATTGGAAAACACAACTCAATATTATCAAAGGAATTAGTCGAGATCTACTTTATCTTCACAGAGATTCTAGGTTGTGAATTATCCTTAGAGATTTAAAGGCAAGTAATATCTTATTAGATAAAGAGATGAATCCAAAAATATCATACTTTGGAATGGCTAGGATTTTTGGAGgcaatgaaaatcaagcaaacaCAAAAAGAGTAGCAGGAACATAGTAAATACACAAGTCTTGTGCCTAAATTTTCAATAAGTTTAGTCAACTTACAGTAACACTCTacattataaattattgttgtttttattatgttaaatgTAGTGGCTACATGTCTCCTGAATATGCAATGGAAGGACATTTTTCAGAGAAATTCGATGTTTTTAGCTATGGTGTTTTATTACTAGAGATCATCAATGGGAGAAGAAACACAAGTTTTTATAATAACGAGCATTTTTCTTTAGCTATGGTATTGAGGACTCAAATTTTGCTGAATTTTATATCATACGGGAAGGAATTAGCTTCTTCTTTTCATCTCCCTGGGCTGCCACTCATTCTCTAGTTGTGGAAAGCGACTCTGCCAATGCTATCAATTAGGCGCAACACCACTGCAAAGTCCCTTAGcggatgaaaaatatttcgAATGCCATTGAAACTTTCTTGCGTAAAAGCATAAGAATCACTTTCAAGCATGTAATGAGGGAAGCCAACAAGGTTGCAGACGGATTGGCCAAAGCAGGGGTGTTAAGATActcaaacttcaaatcctACTTTCAAAACCAACAGGGGGAGAGTACATGAACTCTTCCTTCATTGCAAAGGCTTTATTATTTTGGTTAACCTTCAACTACCCCtatgtcttttcttttgaatatGATTTCTCACTTCATCTTTTGTTTGTCATGCTTTGTACCTCAATGCTGGAAATAACAGACCTCTTTTTTTGTAATCTACTACTCTTTTGCATGGCATTCCTGAAGTGCCTTTTGTAATATCTTCTTGCGAGATCACTTGTGAATAATAAATattgcctttcaaaaaaaaataataataacgaGCATTCTTTCAGCCTTCTGAGATATGTAAGTTTACATGATCATCATGGCCTTTGTTTTAGTAACAAACTCACAGTAGATATTGCTTTCATGGCAAAAGAGTTtaatatatacaataatatttgcAACTCTCAGGCATGGCAGTTGTGGAATGAAGACAACATTTTGGCATTACTAGATAAGGTTGTTTTTTATCCATGCCATCGTCAGGAAATATTGAGATGCATACACATGGGATTGTTGTGCGTGGAAGAATCAACAAAAGATAGTCGACTATATCTGCTGTCATTTCAATGCTTAACAATGAGATTGTAGATCTTCCTACTACAAAACAGCCTGCTTTCACAGAAAGACAGATTGCATCAGATATAGAATCCCTTGAGAGTAATCAAAATAGATATTCTATAAATTATGCAATTGTTACTAATGTCGAAGGTCGATGAGAAGCAAGTTATATAAATGTATATGCATTTTACATTGATGTtgcaaaatttatttaatggcCAAAGTTGTTAAGAATAATACTTGCATGGCTTGGTGTCCGTGTATGTGCAGTTgctgattatttggataaagaCATGCAGTTGCTGTTTATTTGGATAAAGACATGCAGTTGTTGGTTATTTGGATTAAGACATGCAGTTACTTGTagtaaactatttttaaactTCCTTTTAACCTTGTAATCCATGCCTTAACACTTGAATCCatgtcttgacaagtgttatggaTGTAACTactttttttatgtataaataGGGGTGTCTAGTATGAATAAAGTGTGCCTTCATTAGAacaatttttgttattctttaaaattctttctcTGGTTTGTTGCTTCATATAGCAACTTTAGTTCTGTccatattttttcttcatggTATCTAGAGCCTATTTTGATCTTAAGGGGCTGTGTTTGTaagataataaaaacaaagccATTTCCCAAAACCTTAAGAAAACCATCTTCCTACAAAATGGCCTCCAACAATATTCTTAGTCATCAATTTCCACCAAACTTCAATGGAGAGAATTATGCAATTTGGTCAGTTAAGATGGAAGCCTATCTTCGTGGTTACGATCTTTGGGATGTCATAGAATCTGGAGGTGAAGTACTTGTCTTGAGAAAGAATGCAACCCTTGCACAAATTAAACAACATAACGAGGAAGTTATCAAGCGCTACAGAGTGCTGACATGTATGCATGGGGCTATTTCGGATGCTGTATTTACAAGAATAATGGGAGCCAAATCAGCAAAAGAGGCATGGGACAAACTTAAAGAAGAATTTCAAGGCTCAGAGAGGACAAAGCAGATGCAGGTAATGAATTTATTAAGGGAATTTGAGACTTTAAGAATGAGGGATACTGAAAATGTTAAAGACTACATTAACAAAATCATGCGAGTGGTGAACCAGGTGCGACTGTTGGGAGAGAATCTTTCTGAAAGTCGTGTAGTCCAAAAAGTTCTTGTGTCTCtatcaaaaaaaattgaatctaCAATTACATCATTAGAAGGGTCAAAGGACCTCTCAACCTTGACTCTCATTGATGTAGTAAATGCACTCCAAGCCGCAGAGCAAATGAGAGCAATGTGAAGTGATAATACATCTGAAAATGCTTTATTTGCAAATATGAAAGGAAAAGCAAGAGGTAAgtcaagaataaaaaaaggcTCAGGTGATcagaaggagaaagaaaaagaaagggttCAATATAACAAACTCATGGGAAGAAGAACAAGTTTCAGATGTGTTCTCACTGTAAGAAGAGAAATCATTCAGAGGCCTACTATTGGTTTAGACCGAGTGTCAGGTGTCGTGCATGTAATCAATTGGGTCACATTGAGAAGGTATGTAAAAATAAACCAGAGAAGCATGATAAGGCATCACAAGCAGATGAGAAGGCTGATGTTGCCGAAGAGCAGTTGTTTATGACTTTGACACGACCCAAGGTAgttgaatcaaatcaatggTTATTGGACAGCGGTTGTTCAAATCACATGACTCCCAATAAAGAAGTTTTTATTGAACTTGATACTCTGCATCAATCTAGTGTTGAAATTGGTGATGGCAAATATCTATATGCAGTAAGGAAAAGTACAATCAACATTCAAACTTCCCTGGGAAGCAGGTATGTCAGAGAAGTGTTGCTTGTTCCTGATTTTGCTTAAAATCTACTAAGTGTAGGCCAAATGATGGATGATGGATATATCTTactttttaaagataaatcaTGTACTGTGTATGATTCATCGAGTGAGTTTGTTATGAATGTTCCCATGAAAAGGAAATGTTTTCCAGTAAATTTGGAAGATGTTTGTTTTTCGGCCTCTGAggtaaaattgaatatgacaACACTTTGGCATAAACGGTTTGGACATTGTAATCTTGGTTTCTTGGTACAAGCTAGCAGGTTAAGCTTGATGGAGAATTTACCTTCCTTAACTGAATCAAATCAAGTTTGTAGTACATGTCAGTTTGGGAAATCTGCTAGAAAGCCATTACCATCTGTTCAATCAAGTAGAGCAACCATAAAGCTTAAACTTGTTCACACTAACATTGAAGGTCCTATGAGTGAAGAATCTCTAAATGAAAGCAAGTTTTTTCTAATCTTCATTGATGA from Theobroma cacao cultivar B97-61/B2 chromosome 5, Criollo_cocoa_genome_V2, whole genome shotgun sequence carries:
- the LOC108662012 gene encoding uncharacterized protein LOC108662012, which gives rise to MASNNILSHQFPPNFNGENYAIWSVKMEAYLRGYDLWDVIESGGEVLVLRKNATLAQIKQHNEEVIKRYRVLTCMHGAISDAVFTRIMGAKSAKEAWDKLKEEFQGSERTKQMQVMNLLREFETLRMRDTENVKDYINKIMRVVNQVRLLGENLSESRVVQKVLVSLSKKIESTITSLEGSKDLSTLTLIDVVNALQAAEQMRAM